ATTTGGATATACACTGAATAACGGATGCTGCTGAACAGTAGTTGTTCCTTCAACTATTCCTACAGAAGAGTTCTTTACAACAAACTGCCCCATCATTCCGTCATCTTCATGTAATGCTATATGACAGTGGTACATAAACGGATGGAGTGAGTCGGCATAATCTTCAAACTTTGCTATGAACCTTATCGTCTCATTTGATTTTACCAAAAGGACATCTTTCCATCCGCCCTCGGCAGCCGGAGGAGCAACACCATTTCTTGTGAGAATATGAAATTCAACATCATGAATATGAAATGGATGAGCAAAACCTGAAGTGCTTGTTATCTGCCATATCTCAGTGTTATTCAGCGGCACGTTGTAGTTATTATAGTTTATATCGAAAAGCTTATGATTTATTACGAATCCTACACCCGGAACTCCTGCTATAGTTGTATCAGATATTGTAAGAGCACGAGTAATATTGGCAGAGCCTTCATTCGGAAAAACATTCGTTGTTAATGTTGTTGGAATTGAAGTTATTGGATTTGAAGTCTGAGCAACCACATTCAATCTCAAAATATTAAAATCTTTCCTTGCAAGAAAATTATAGAAAGGTGTACCCGGAGGGAACACATCTCCACCCGGAATATTTTGCGCTAGCACAGAATTATAAGCCATCAAATTTACATTTTGTCCGGATTGTCCTGTGAAATCTACAAGTATTTCTATTCTCTCTCCTGCAGAAAGCAGATATCTGTTAAGTGCAACAGGAGCATTGAGTAATCCACCGTCGCTTGTTATCACATAAAAATTTCTATTATCACTAAAACCAAGATTGTATGAACGCTCCGTTGCTCCGTTTAAAATACGGAATCTCACTACCTGTGCAGGAGCATTGGTTTGCGGTCTTATTGTTCCGTTCACAATCATTGTATCTCCATAGGGAGCAACTTCAATCTGATTAGATGAAGTAAATCTTCTGTCAGTTAAAACTAATGGGATATCATCAATTCCGTATTTTCTTGGAAGAGGTAAAGCGCTTTCAATATTATCGCGTACAATTATAAGTCCCCCAAGTCCGCTGCTTATTTGTTCTTCAGTTGTCATGTGCAGATGCGGATGGTACCAGAAAAGTCCCGCATTATTCGTTACCTGCCAGTAAGGCTGCCATATCGTTGAGGGAGGAATAACCTGATGCGGTCCTCCGTCCATAACCGCAGGCAGGTGCATTCCGTGCCAGTGCATTGTAGTAGAATCCTGAAGTTTATTAGTCAAGTTTATATGCACAACATCACCTTTATTCCAAATCATTGTAGGTCCCCACCAGTTACCGTTTATACCCGCAGTTACAGTCTGGTTGCCGGGAATCATCTGCTTTATTGTATCCTTTGCAACGAGATTAAATGTTGTACCGCTTAAAGTATCAGGAATGAAAAGAGTGTTGTATTGCGCATTTGCTCCTGTAGAAAATGCGAGAAGAAGCATTGAAAAAAATGCAATGCGGGGGATTTTAGACATAATTGTGATTTTTTTTGTTCAATGAAATATTAGACGCCTATTTTTGATAAAACTTGCGTTCACCTTGTTTTTATTCAGTACTTTTATTCAGTACATTAAAGGATTGATGAAGACTTGAAAAATTACCTGCTTCTTAGTAAGTTTTAATGAAAATAAAATTATAATATTAAATTGATTAAAAATTATTTTGATGCAGAGAAATTCGAAAGTTTATTTTTCGTTGCAGTAGGTATTATTGCAGTTTTAATTTCCATATGGTTTTGGATTAAATTAAAAGATTCTTTTTATTCAGGAATGGCAATTCCTCTGGTGCTTTTAGCACTAATTCAAATTACTGTTGGGATGAATGTTTATTTCAGGTCACCTAAAGATATAGTCCGCGTAGAAAGTTATCTGACAAATGATAAAAGTAAAATTACTGATACGGAAATTCCCCGCATGAACACTGTAATGAAAAACTTTGTTATATACAGATATATTGAAATACTATTATTAATAGCAGGGCTGGTATTATTTTTTATGTTTAGTCAAAATATTTTTATAAAAGGAATCGGAGCAGGATTGGCAGTTCAGTCATCTTTAATGCTTATGCTGGATTTTTTTGCTGAGAAAAGAGGTGCTGAATATCTTTCGTATCTTAATAATCTAAAACTTTAATTTGTTTTACTTGATTTGCTGAACTACTATCAAATATTAGAAATACCTCAAACAGCTTCAGTTACTGAAATTAAAGCTGCGTTCAGAAGGTTATCTTTTAAATATCATCCAGATTTAAATAATGATACGGATGCTGAAGAAAATTTTAAGAGAGTAAATGAAGCAAATCAGATCTTAACAGACCCCCTGCTGAGAAAAGTATATGATGAACGGTTAAAAATTTCAGGGATGAATTATACTTATCATATTCCAACATATAAAAATAAATCATACCAGAAACGAAAAAGTCCTCTACGAAGTGTAAGTTATGTTTTATTGTTATGCGTAACGGTATTTCTCATTATTCAGGCAGCATCTTCTTTATCTTCAGTAAATACTCTCAATGAATACAAATCAAACCTTTCAAAAAAAGCAAATGAGTATTATTTAAACTCGCAGGAAAAAAACAAGCAGATAGAAATTATTGTCCGCCGTACAAACAGCTTAGTGGATATGTTCAGAAACATTCCGAAATAATTTCTATCTATGAAAAAATTCTTTATATACTTAATGGCAGTATTTTATATCTGCGCAGGAATAAACCATTTCTGGCATCCGGCAGATTATATAAAAATAATGCCACCGTATTTATCTTATCAGTCAGAGTTAGTTTTTATAAGCGGAGTGTTTGAAATCCTATGTGGCATACTTTTAATTCTACCCAAAACAAGAAGAATAGGAGCATGGCTTACAATTCTACTTCTTATTGCAGTCTTCCCTGCAAATATTCAGATGACAATTAATTATTATAATGAACACAATCCTGACTTATGGATTTCAATAATCCGTTTACCCATTCAGTTAATTCTTTTATGGTGGGCATGGCTATATACAAAAACTCCTTTGTCTAAAGTGTCATAAACGACTAAGTAAATGAAACGAATCTCAGATTTTTTTTCCGTATTTTTAAATTCACCAAAAATTAATTAAACAGAGAAACACTATGAGAAAGTTTTTTCCCTTATTCATTTTAATTTTTATGTTTGCTGCTTTGGCAAAAGCGCAGACACCGCAGGTAGAGGCACCGATTCCGACTGGATTGGCTTCAGCTATGCACCCTGATTTTGCAGGTGACGTACTTGTTGCAAATGTAAATCCAATAGGACCGATGTCAGGAGTAAGAGCAGCAGACGGAAATTTATATGCAGCCATCAATGATACATTGCTTACATCCAATCTTGGATTAATCCTAATGAAATCTACAAACAACGGAAGCAACTGGTCTTTATTCGGTTCAGGAATTACTGCAAGAGCAAAATATACACAGGTAAAACTTGTGAGAGCGGGAGATTCATTGTATTGCTTTTTCAGTTTATCAGGAACCATTGCAAGATGGAATCCGATGAACGGACTCGTAACAGTTCTTTCACTTGCACCATTAAAGAATTTTGATGTCGCAGTTTCATCTACAAACAGCATGTACGTTTTTTATCAAACAAACGGCGATACTTTAAGAAGAATTGCAACGATTGACGGAGGTTACTCATGGACAGGTGCAGGGCTTATCTCTAACTCTGGAGGCTCACCGCAAATGACGTTTTCAACTTTAGGCGATACTTTAATTTTCAATTATCGCGGACCGGTAAGAGCGGATTTTCCTGAGAAATCAATATGGCGTTCTGGTCTTTACAGACAAAGCGGACCGGGAACTCTTGGCTTTATATCTTTATCGTTTACAGACATCATTCTTGATACTACGGTAGCTCACAAT
The genomic region above belongs to Bacteroidota bacterium and contains:
- a CDS encoding DnaJ domain-containing protein, giving the protein MLNYYQILEIPQTASVTEIKAAFRRLSFKYHPDLNNDTDAEENFKRVNEANQILTDPLLRKVYDERLKISGMNYTYHIPTYKNKSYQKRKSPLRSVSYVLLLCVTVFLIIQAASSLSSVNTLNEYKSNLSKKANEYYLNSQEKNKQIEIIVRRTNSLVDMFRNIPK
- a CDS encoding T9SS type A sorting domain-containing protein → MRKFFPLFILIFMFAALAKAQTPQVEAPIPTGLASAMHPDFAGDVLVANVNPIGPMSGVRAADGNLYAAINDTLLTSNLGLILMKSTNNGSNWSLFGSGITARAKYTQVKLVRAGDSLYCFFSLSGTIARWNPMNGLVTVLSLAPLKNFDVAVSSTNSMYVFYQTNGDTLRRIATIDGGYSWTGAGLISNSGGSPQMTFSTLGDTLIFNYRGPVRADFPEKSIWRSGLYRQSGPGTLGFISLSFTDIILDTTVAHNELKTVKRGLNVWTVFTEGSAGNINLKCLTSTNGGTIYGSAFSVASSPTRDEYWFDLAASTGITFPGVDLIYYSDSLQAGVPTNTSDKMFYSYSGSDNPSSFSAALQFNDVPPISSASNSKPSLVELPAGDFGALFLGYTPGGNKVYWDRFSAITNVTNNGNSIADKFELKQNYPNPFNPTTKISFSIPKSSFVSLKVYDIMGKEVAKLVSGNVESGNYSVQFDGKNLSSGVYFYKLETENFSEVKKMSLIK
- a CDS encoding multicopper oxidase domain-containing protein, giving the protein MSKIPRIAFFSMLLLAFSTGANAQYNTLFIPDTLSGTTFNLVAKDTIKQMIPGNQTVTAGINGNWWGPTMIWNKGDVVHINLTNKLQDSTTMHWHGMHLPAVMDGGPHQVIPPSTIWQPYWQVTNNAGLFWYHPHLHMTTEEQISSGLGGLIIVRDNIESALPLPRKYGIDDIPLVLTDRRFTSSNQIEVAPYGDTMIVNGTIRPQTNAPAQVVRFRILNGATERSYNLGFSDNRNFYVITSDGGLLNAPVALNRYLLSAGERIEILVDFTGQSGQNVNLMAYNSVLAQNIPGGDVFPPGTPFYNFLARKDFNILRLNVVAQTSNPITSIPTTLTTNVFPNEGSANITRALTISDTTIAGVPGVGFVINHKLFDINYNNYNVPLNNTEIWQITSTSGFAHPFHIHDVEFHILTRNGVAPPAAEGGWKDVLLVKSNETIRFIAKFEDYADSLHPFMYHCHIALHEDDGMMGQFVVKNSSVGIVEGTTTVQQHPLFSVYPNPAFNKLFLNNTGASSGVYYVRITNTLGKTMYMLPRPDIQNGIDISGLPVGIYFAQVTLDKTFETQTLRFIKK
- a CDS encoding DoxX family protein, whose amino-acid sequence is MKKFFIYLMAVFYICAGINHFWHPADYIKIMPPYLSYQSELVFISGVFEILCGILLILPKTRRIGAWLTILLLIAVFPANIQMTINYYNEHNPDLWISIIRLPIQLILLWWAWLYTKTPLSKVS